One window of Actinomycetota bacterium genomic DNA carries:
- a CDS encoding AtpZ/AtpI family protein, which translates to MDQGSRQQVWRDLDAGWIMTVELLTATFVWGGIGWLIDRWLGVAPWAMVAGFTLGFGLGTYLLFLRAAEQGRAADAERERL; encoded by the coding sequence ATGGATCAGGGCTCGAGGCAGCAGGTCTGGCGTGACCTCGACGCCGGCTGGATCATGACCGTCGAGTTGCTCACCGCGACCTTCGTGTGGGGCGGCATCGGCTGGCTGATCGACCGGTGGCTGGGTGTCGCCCCCTGGGCCATGGTCGCCGGTTTCACGCTCGGCTTCGGCCTCGGGACGTACCTGCTGTTCCTCCGAGCAGCGGAGCAGGGTCGGGCCGCCGACGCGGAACGCGAACGACTGTAG